From the Shewanella amazonensis SB2B genome, one window contains:
- a CDS encoding GFA family protein has protein sequence MIKQVGDTQIREKHLASCHCGAVVLELYLPNGIVNPRRCNCSMCRRRGAIAASVPLAGLKILKGQDALRQYQFNTCTAKHFFCGNCGIYTHHQRRSNPAEFGYNLGCLEGVDPFLLGEIPVCDGVNHPSDHKATPTN, from the coding sequence ATGATTAAACAGGTGGGTGATACACAAATACGGGAAAAACATCTTGCCAGCTGCCATTGTGGTGCCGTGGTGTTGGAGCTTTATTTACCCAATGGGATAGTGAATCCCCGCCGTTGCAACTGCTCCATGTGTCGTCGCCGGGGCGCCATTGCCGCCAGTGTGCCTTTGGCCGGTCTGAAAATTCTCAAAGGTCAGGACGCGCTGCGCCAATACCAATTCAACACCTGCACGGCGAAGCACTTCTTTTGCGGCAACTGCGGCATTTACACTCATCACCAACGTCGCTCCAACCCAGCCGAGTTTGGTTATAACCTGGGATGTCTGGAAGGCGTTGACCCCTTTCTTTTGGGCGAAATTCCCGTTTGTGATGGCGTCAATCACCCCTCTGATCATAAGGCGACACCAACCAACTAA